Proteins co-encoded in one Cyprinus carpio isolate SPL01 chromosome B5, ASM1834038v1, whole genome shotgun sequence genomic window:
- the erap2 gene encoding endoplasmic reticulum aminopeptidase 2 gives MHLLLVILLFLESQFCVQSSDSNSPAGDNLATNGLPFPWSKVRLPNYIVPVHYHLLIHPNLTTLKFSGSVKIEIDVKNNTNWVVLHSKNLKIFTATVLDEHEAHLSDKVLSVLEYPAHEQIAIFSPKILTSGEKYFLYLEFGAPLSDGFYGFYKSTYKTKAGETRILASTHFEPTSARMALPCFDEPIFKANYTVRIRRGPSHIALSNMPLEQTVKIGNGLFEDQFEVSVKMSSYLLAFIVCDFRSVSGMTATGINISIYAVPEKWHQTHYALEAALRLLEFYEQYFNILYPLPKMDLIAIPDFQSGAMENWGLTTYRETSLLYDPDISSASDKLWVTLVIGHELAHQWFGNLVTMEWWNDIWLNEGFARYMEFVSLEAVYPELKVEDHFLDTCFGAIGRDSLNSSRPISSLAENPTQIKEMFDTVSYDKGACILHMLRNFLTNEGFQSGIIRYLRRFRYSNARNEDLWDSLIKTCSEEDFTAGEYCYSSTQATKNAYRFAGEHIDLKKMMSTWTLQKGIPLVTVRRQGRRLYVGQERFLKIVLPNDPSWNSLQEGYLWHIPLTYKTSHSEHEVKHLLTTKSDVLTLDEEVDWVKLNTDMNGYYIVHYDEEGWNCLTELLRVNHTALSFKDRASLIHNAFQLVTAGRLSLDRALDLIGYLKSETHNVPLLQGLGYLQSFYKLIEKRHIADVTHNLKTYILQYFRDVIDKQTWSDDGTVSDRRLREEVLSLACDFNYPPCLEKAKQLFNSWVDSNGTVSLPTDVSETVYMVGAQDDSGWAYLLEKYGVSMCETEKSKFLSALASSKDSKKLSRLLQLGMGGTVIKTQNLPSLIYMVARNPVGHFLAWDFVKKHWNELVEKFPLGSFGIRSIIVGTVTQFSSTEELREVEVFFKSITEQVSQLRVIQVATENLEKNIMWLKRNLETMRTWLQQRLN, from the exons ATGCATCTCTTGCTTGTAATCCTGCTCTTTCTGGAGTCTCAGTTTTGTGTCCAGTCTTCTGACAGCAATAGTCCTGCTGGCGATAACCTGGCAACAAACGGCCTCCCTTTTCCATGGAGTAAAGTGCGTCTGCCAAACTACATAGTGCCTGTACATTATCATCTACTTATTCATCCCAATCTCACCACCCTGAAGTTCAGCGGTTCTGTGAAGATTGAAATCGatgtcaaaaacaacacaaactggGTTGTGCTGCACAGCAAGAACCTCAAGATCTTCACCGCCACTGTTCTGGATGAGCACGAGGCCCATCTGTCTGACAAAGTGCTCTCGGTGCTGGAATATCCTGCACATGAACAGATTGCCATCTTCTCTCCAAAGATTCTGACCTCTGGGGAAAAATACTTCCTGTATTTGGAATTTGGTGCACCATTAAGTGATGGCTTCTATGGATTTTATAAGagtacatataaaacaaaagcaGGGGAGACAAG GATCCTGGCATCCACCCACTTTGAGCCAACATCTGCCCGAATGGCACTGCCATGTTTCGATGAGCCCATTTTCAAAGCTAATTACACTGTCAGGATAAGGAGGGGCCCGTCACACATAGCTTTGTCCAACATGCCATTA gaACAAACTGTGAAAATTGGCAATGGTCTATTTGAGGACCAGTTTGAAGTGAGTGTGAAGATGAGTTCGTACCTGCTGGCCTTCATTGTCTGTGACTTCAGATCTGTCAGTGGGATGACTGCAACTGGAATTAAT atttctatttatgCAGTTCCAGAAAAATGGCATCAGACACACTATGCTCTTGAGGCTGCTTTGAGGCTTTTGGAGTTTTATGAACAATATTTCAACATACTTTATCCGCTGCCAAAAATGG ACCTGATAGCGATTCCAGATTTCCAGTCAGGAGCTATGGAGAACTGGGGCTTGACGACTTATAGGGAGACGTCTCTTCTGTACGACCCTGACATCTCATCAGCCTCCGATAAGCTCTGGGTTACACTGGTGATAGGACACGAGCTGGCCCATCAG TGGTTTGGTAACCTGGTGACTATGGAGTGGTGGAATGACATATGGCTGAATGAAGGCTTCGCCCGATATATGGAATTTGTCTCACTTGAAGCAGTATATCCAGAGCTTAAAGTT GAGGACCACTTCCTGGACACCTGTTTCGGAGCTATTGGACGGGATTCTTTAAATTCTTCCAGGCCAATTTCCAGTTTAGCTGAGAACCCTACTCAAATAAAGGAAATGTTTGATACAGTGTCATATGATAAG GGAGCATGTATTCTCCATATGCTGAGGAATTTCTTGACAAACGAAGGCTTTCAGAGTGGCATAATTCGGTACCTACGGAGGTTCAGGTACAGCAATGCCAGAAATGAAGACCTGTGGGACAGCCTTATTAAA ACGTGTTCTGAGGAGGACTTTACAGCAGGAGAATACTGTTACAGCAGTACCCAAGCCACTAAAAATGCG TATCGTTTTGCTGGGGAGCATATAGACCTGAAGAAAATGATGTCTACGTGGACTTTACAAAAGGGCATACCGCTGGTCACGGTGAGGCGGCAAGGCAGGAGACTTTATGTTGGGCAAGAGCGCTTCTTAAAGATAGTCCTGCCCAATGATCCCTCATGGAATTCTCTTCAAGAAGG CTACTTGTGGCACATCCCTTTGACATATAAAACAAGCCACTCTGAACATGAGGTGAAGCACTTACTGACCACAAAATCAG ATGTGTTGACGCTAGATGAGGAAGTTGACTGGGTGAAGCTCAACACTGACATGAATGGATATTATATTGTCCATTATGATGAGGAGGGCTGGAACTGCCTGACGGAGCTGCTGAGAGTAAACCACACTGCTCTGAGCTTTAAGGACAGAGCCAGCCTCATTCATAATGCCTTCCAGCTGGTCAC TGCAGGACGACTGTCACTAGACAGAGCTTTAGATTTGATTGGTTACTTGAAGTCTGAGACCCACAATGTTCCTCTCCTGCAAGGTCTTGGCTATCTGCAATCATTCTACAAGCTGATAGAGAAGAGACACATAGCTGACGTTACTCATAATCTGAAG ACCTACATCTTGCAGTATTTCAGAGATGTGATTGACAAGCAGACGTGGAGCGATGATGGGACAGTCTCAGACCGGAGACTGCGTGAAGAGGTTCTTTCCCTTGCATGTGATTTCAATTATCCACCTTGTTTGGAAAAGGCTAAGCAGCTCTTTAATAGCTGGGTGGACTCCAATGGTACAGTCAG CTTACCCACTGATGTGTCTGAGACGGTTTACATGGTTGGAGCCCAGGATGACAGCGGCTGGGCCTACCTTCTGGAAAAGTATGGTGTGTCCATGTGTGAGACAGAGAAGAGCAAATTTCTCTCAGCTTTAGCAAGCAGCAAGGACTCAAAAAAACTATCAAG ATTATTACAGCTTGGAATGGGTGGAACtgtaataaaaacacagaatttacCCAGTCTCATATACATGGTGGCCAGAAATCCAGTAGGCCATTTTCTAGCATGGGATTTTGTGAAGAAACATTGGAATGAACTGGTAGAAAA GTTTCCACTGGGATCTTTTGGAATCAGAAGTATAATTGTAGGCACTGTAACTCAGTTCTCATCCACTGAAGAGTTGAGAGAG GTTGAGGTTTTCTTCAAGTCCATCACAGAGCAGGTATCTCAGCTGCGTGTCATACAGGTGGCCACAGAAAACTTGGAGAAGAACATTATGTGGCTCAAGAGGAATCTAGAGACCATGAGGACTTGGTTGCAGCAAAGACTCAACTAA
- the LOC109071076 gene encoding repulsive guidance molecule B: MGMGRAGSYYPGAERLISPLLHLLVLCTLSSLTHIGESQVQTPQCRIQKCTTDFVSLTSHLNPSLDGFDIEFCKALRAYSACTQRTSKSCRGNLVFHSAMLGISDLMSQRNCSKDGPTSSTHPVIPIEPCNYHSRHHQASRPGTGTGAPEHLRPTYLFCGLFGDPHLRTFKDHFQTCKVEGAWPLIDNNYLSVQVTNVPVVYGSSATATNKITIIFKPYQECTDQKVYQAVTDDLPAAFVDGTISGGDSETRSIWILEKSPGRHVEIHAAYIGVTIIIRQQGHYLTLAVRMPEELAMAFDETQDLQLCMNGCPTSERIDQEGHLQLPVLGLQQASFQQQARVEAQRGLFTLESASRKCREQLEVKDIYFHSCVFDLLTTGDANFTTAAYNALKDMETLHPKREHWHIFPNSATGLRPFSLLLNALLTGFLITVLL; this comes from the exons atgggtatgGGGAGAGCAGGATCTTACTACCCCGGGGCTGAGCGCCTCATCTCTCCGCTACTGCATCTACTAGTGCTGTGCACACTCTCCTCTCTCACTCACATAG GGGAGAGTCAGGTCCAGACTCCGCAGTGCCGTATCCAGAAGTGCACCACTGACTTCGTCTCTCTCACTTCCCATCTTAACCCTTCACTGGATGGCTTTGATATTGAGTTCTGCAAGGCGCTGCGAGCCTATTCCGCCTGCACCCAGCGCACATCCAAGAGCTGCAGGGGTAACCTGGTCTTCCACTCTGCCATGCTGGGCATCAGTGACCTCATGAGCCAGAGGAACTGCTCCAAAGACGGGCCCACATCATCTACCCATCCCGTCATCCCCATTGAGCCATGCAACTATCACAGCCGCCATCACCAAGCATCACGGCCCGGAACAGGCACTGGGGCTCCAGAGCACCTACGACCAACCTACCTGTTCTGTGGCCTGTTTGGGGACCCTCATCTTAGAACTTTCAAAGACCATTTTCAGACCTGTAAGGTTGAAGGGGCATGGCCCCTCATTGATAACAATTACCTGTCAGTGCAGGTCACAAATGTTCCAGTGGTATACGGATCCAGTGCCACAGCAACCAATAAG ATTACAATAATCTTCAAACCATACCAAGAATGCACGGACCAGAAGGTCTACCAGGCCGTAACAGACGACCTTCCAGCCGCTTTTGTGGACGGCACCATCAGCGGGGGTGATAGCGAGACCCGCAGCATCTGGATCCTGGAGAAGTCGCCGGGTCGGCACGTAGAGATCCACGCCGCGTACATCGGTGTCACCATCATCATACGCCAGCAGGGCCATTACCTGACGCTAGCCGTGCGAATGCCGGAAGAGCTCGCCATGGCCTTCGACGAAACGCAGGACCTGCAGCTTTGCATGAACGGTTGTCCCACGTCAGAACGCATCGACCAAGAGGGACATCTTCAGCTGCCCGTGCTGGGCCTCCAGCAAGCCAGCTTTCAGCAGCAGGCGAGGGTcgaagcccagagagggctcttCACCCTCGAAAGCGCCTCCAGGAAGTGCAGGGAGCAACTGGAGGTTAAGGACATCTATTTCCACTCCTGCGTGTTTGACCTGCTCACCACAGGAGATGCAAACTTCACCACTGCCGCCTACAATGCCCTGAAGGATATGGAGACTCTGCACCCCAAGAGGGAGCACTGGCATATTTTTCCTAACTCAGCCACTGGGCTGAGGCCGTTTTCATTGCTCCTCAACGCACTGCTAACCGGCTTCCTCATCACTGTGCTTTTATAA